From one Plantibacter flavus genomic stretch:
- a CDS encoding class I fructose-bisphosphate aldolase, whose product MTIVNNTRTSRFLRETDFERLREVRASDPAAITRAHTDRRRRELIRGDGRLFIVAADHPARGALGVRDETMAMADRYELLDRLALALSRPGVDGVLGTPDIIDDLALLGLLDDKVVVGSMNRGGLRGAAFEMDDRFTGYDIPGIVRDGLDFAKTLLRVNLGDVGSVATIEANARAVDQAAAARVPIMLEPFMSEWREGRIVNDLSPEAVITSIAIAAGLGSSSAYTWMKLPVVEEMERVMAATTMPTLLLGGEPNGHQDDVYSSWERALELPGVRGLVVGRTLIYPADGDVTAAVDTAAGLVHGDLPS is encoded by the coding sequence ATGACCATCGTGAACAACACCAGGACATCGCGCTTCCTCCGTGAAACCGATTTCGAGCGCCTGCGCGAGGTCCGCGCATCGGACCCGGCAGCGATCACCCGAGCCCACACCGACCGCCGCCGCCGCGAGCTCATCCGCGGTGACGGCCGGCTCTTCATCGTCGCCGCCGACCACCCGGCTCGCGGGGCCCTCGGGGTGCGCGACGAGACGATGGCGATGGCCGACCGCTACGAGCTCCTCGACCGCCTCGCGCTCGCGCTCTCGCGTCCTGGCGTCGACGGCGTGCTCGGCACCCCCGACATCATCGACGACCTCGCCCTCCTCGGTCTGCTCGACGACAAGGTCGTGGTCGGATCGATGAACCGGGGCGGGTTGCGCGGCGCCGCATTCGAAATGGACGACCGCTTCACCGGCTACGACATTCCCGGCATCGTCCGCGACGGTCTCGACTTCGCCAAGACCCTCCTCAGGGTGAACCTCGGCGACGTCGGATCGGTCGCGACGATCGAGGCGAACGCACGCGCCGTCGACCAGGCCGCTGCGGCTCGGGTGCCGATCATGCTCGAGCCGTTCATGAGCGAGTGGCGCGAGGGTCGGATCGTGAACGACCTCTCGCCGGAGGCCGTCATCACCTCGATCGCCATCGCCGCCGGCCTCGGTTCGAGTTCCGCGTACACCTGGATGAAACTCCCGGTGGTCGAGGAGATGGAGCGAGTCATGGCGGCGACCACCATGCCGACACTCCTCCTCGGCGGCGAGCCGAACGGCCACCAGGACGACGTCTACTCGTCCTGGGAGCGTGCCCTCGAGCTGCCCGGCGTCCGCGGCCTGGTCGTCGGACGCACCCTCATCTACCCCGCCGACGGCGACGTCACCGCCGCCGTCGACACCGCCGCCGGTCTCGTCCACGGCGACCTCCCGTCCTGA
- a CDS encoding CoA-acylating methylmalonate-semialdehyde dehydrogenase produces the protein MSTDSLPVVPHWIDGAEAPSTSGRTAPVYDPALGVATKHVALANQDEIAAAVASAAKAFPAWRDLSLAKRQQIVFKFRELLEAKKGELAEIITAEHGKVVSDALGEITRGQEVVEFATGLAHHLKGEFSEQVSTGVDVYSTKQPLGVVGIISPFNFPAMVPMWFFPIAIAAGNTVVLKPSEKDPSAAIWLAKLWKEAGLPDGVFTVLNGDKEAVDGLLTHPDVRAISFVGSTPIAKYVYETGTAHGKRVQALGGAKNHMLVLPDADLDLVADSAINAGFGSAGERCMAISVVVAVEPVADELIRKIAERAATLRIGDGRRNCDMGPLVTKVHRDKVASYLDIAETDGATIVVDGRNTPIDGDPNGFWLGPTLIDNVPTTSKVYTEEIFGPVLAVVRVASYEEGVALINGGAFGNGTAIFTNDGGAARRFQNEIQVGMIGINVPIPVPVATFSFGGWKDSLFGDTKAHGAEGVRFFTQQKAITSRWLDPSHGGINLGFPQN, from the coding sequence ATGAGCACTGACTCCCTCCCCGTCGTCCCGCACTGGATCGACGGCGCTGAAGCCCCCTCCACCTCCGGTCGGACCGCCCCGGTCTACGACCCCGCACTCGGTGTCGCGACGAAGCACGTCGCGCTCGCGAACCAGGACGAGATCGCAGCAGCTGTCGCATCGGCTGCGAAGGCGTTCCCTGCTTGGCGTGACTTGTCGCTCGCGAAGCGTCAGCAGATCGTGTTCAAGTTCCGTGAGCTGCTCGAGGCGAAGAAGGGCGAGCTGGCGGAGATCATCACCGCCGAGCACGGCAAGGTCGTCTCCGACGCACTGGGTGAGATCACGCGCGGGCAGGAGGTCGTGGAGTTCGCGACCGGTCTCGCGCACCACCTCAAGGGCGAGTTCTCCGAGCAGGTCTCGACCGGCGTCGACGTGTACTCCACGAAGCAGCCGCTCGGGGTCGTCGGCATCATCTCGCCGTTCAACTTCCCCGCGATGGTGCCGATGTGGTTCTTCCCCATCGCGATCGCGGCCGGGAACACGGTCGTGCTGAAACCGTCCGAGAAGGACCCGTCCGCGGCGATCTGGCTCGCGAAGCTCTGGAAGGAAGCCGGGCTCCCCGACGGCGTGTTCACGGTGCTGAACGGTGACAAGGAGGCCGTCGACGGGCTCCTGACCCACCCCGATGTCCGCGCGATCTCCTTCGTGGGCTCCACCCCGATCGCGAAGTACGTGTACGAGACCGGCACCGCACACGGCAAGCGCGTCCAGGCGCTCGGCGGGGCGAAGAACCACATGCTGGTCCTGCCCGACGCCGACCTCGACCTCGTCGCCGACTCCGCGATCAACGCCGGCTTCGGCTCCGCGGGCGAGCGGTGCATGGCGATCTCGGTCGTCGTGGCCGTGGAGCCCGTCGCGGACGAGCTCATCAGGAAGATCGCCGAACGCGCGGCGACCCTGCGGATCGGTGACGGACGCCGGAACTGCGACATGGGACCGCTGGTGACGAAGGTGCACCGCGACAAGGTCGCCTCCTACCTGGACATCGCCGAAACCGACGGCGCGACGATCGTCGTCGACGGCCGCAACACGCCCATCGACGGCGACCCGAACGGATTCTGGCTCGGCCCGACCCTCATCGACAACGTCCCGACGACGTCGAAGGTGTACACCGAGGAGATCTTCGGACCCGTCCTCGCCGTCGTCCGCGTGGCCTCGTATGAGGAGGGTGTCGCGCTGATCAACGGCGGGGCGTTCGGCAACGGGACCGCGATCTTCACCAACGACGGCGGCGCCGCACGGCGGTTCCAGAACGAGATCCAGGTCGGCATGATCGGCATCAACGTGCCCATCCCCGTGCCGGTCGCGACGTTCTCCTTCGGCGGGTGGAAGGACTCCCTGTTCGGCGACACCAAGGCCCACGGCGCCGAGGGCGTCCGGTTCTTCACCCAGCAGAAGGCCATCACCTCCCGCTGGCTCGACCCCTCCCACGGCGGCATCAACCTCGGCTTCCCCCAGAACTGA
- the iolB gene encoding 5-deoxy-glucuronate isomerase, producing the protein MQWMYEQGDLSRDGWESVVDGATEGWQHTGLRVAELSGDDELGLPAGAVERIVIPLAGSFSVQWSDGEGNADTAVLGGRASVFDGPTDVLYLGVGTAGTLRGSGRVAVAEAPASTALPTRHVRADEVPVELRGAGRSSRQVHNFGTPDALDAAKLIVCEVVTPAENWSSYPAHKHDESVPGEESRLEEIYYFESAVSKGLTAPASADPFGMFATYSSPAGEIDITAIVRTGDIALVPFGYHGPAVAAPGYDLYYLNVMAGPDDERVWHISDDPAHAWIRQSWAGQDVDPRLPYTADAAPHHSNDSTDDEGQQ; encoded by the coding sequence ATGCAGTGGATGTACGAGCAGGGCGACCTCTCCCGCGACGGCTGGGAGAGCGTCGTCGACGGGGCGACCGAGGGTTGGCAGCACACCGGTCTCCGCGTCGCCGAACTCTCGGGTGACGACGAGCTCGGGCTCCCGGCCGGGGCGGTGGAACGCATCGTCATCCCGCTCGCCGGCTCGTTCTCCGTGCAGTGGTCCGACGGCGAGGGGAACGCCGACACCGCGGTGCTCGGCGGTCGAGCGTCCGTCTTCGACGGCCCCACCGATGTCCTCTACCTCGGCGTCGGGACGGCCGGGACGCTGCGCGGTTCCGGCCGGGTCGCCGTCGCCGAGGCACCCGCGAGCACCGCGCTCCCGACCCGCCACGTGCGCGCCGACGAGGTGCCCGTCGAGTTGCGCGGTGCTGGGCGGTCCAGCCGACAGGTGCACAACTTCGGCACGCCGGACGCGCTCGACGCTGCGAAGCTCATCGTCTGCGAGGTCGTCACCCCCGCGGAGAACTGGTCGTCGTACCCCGCGCACAAGCACGACGAGTCGGTGCCCGGCGAGGAGTCGCGACTCGAGGAGATCTATTACTTCGAGTCCGCCGTGTCGAAGGGGCTGACGGCACCGGCGTCCGCCGACCCGTTCGGTATGTTCGCCACCTACTCCTCGCCCGCCGGGGAGATCGACATCACCGCGATCGTCCGCACGGGTGACATCGCGCTCGTGCCGTTCGGCTACCACGGGCCGGCGGTCGCGGCTCCGGGATACGACCTCTACTACCTGAACGTGATGGCGGGTCCCGACGACGAACGGGTCTGGCACATCAGCGACGACCCCGCACACGCGTGGATCCGCCAGAGCTGGGCCGGCCAGGACGTCGACCCGCGCCTGCCGTACACGGCCGATGCGGCACCGCACCACTCGAACGACAGCACCGACGACGAAGGACAGCAGTGA
- the iolD gene encoding 3D-(3,5/4)-trihydroxycyclohexane-1,2-dione acylhydrolase (decyclizing): MATNPRTKRMTVSQALVEFLGHQWTVDGDHRERTIPGMFGIFGHGNVAGLGQALKQANALDPDLMPYFQARNEQAMVHQSVGYARMHRRLGTFASAASVGPGAANMLTGAALATTNRLPALLLPSDTFATRVADPVLQQLELPHDIGITVNDAFRPLSRFFDRVQRPEQLFSIALAAMRVLTDPAETGAVTIALPEDVQAETVEVPIEFLQDREWHLRRPLPERAALARAVTAIRGAKRPIIVAGGGVIYSNAEEALRLLVEATGIPVGTSQAGGGSLVWDHPQNVGAIGATGTTAANRLAAEADVVIGVGTRYSDFTTASRTAFQAEGVTFVNVNVASFDAYKHGTQIAVIADARETLEALQTELAGFRVDADHAETVRREKAAWDAVVDEAFVPSGLALPGQAEIIGAVQSSTDPEDVIVQAAGSLPGDLHKLWRVRDALGYHVEYAFSCMGYEIAGGLGVKRGAEASGSDRDVVVMVGDGSYLMLHTELVTAVAEGIKLIVVLIQNHGYASIGHLSETVGSERFGTWYRSLDPEARNFQGEEILPVDLAANARSYGVDVIEVEPGASSIDDLRVAMATAKASDRTTLIHINSDPLLYAPDGEGWWDVPVPAVSELPSTQRAYEEYAEIKATQKPLLG, encoded by the coding sequence ATGGCGACGAACCCCAGGACGAAGCGGATGACGGTGAGCCAGGCGCTCGTCGAATTCCTCGGTCACCAGTGGACCGTGGACGGCGACCACCGGGAGCGGACCATCCCCGGCATGTTCGGCATCTTCGGGCACGGCAACGTCGCAGGTCTCGGGCAGGCGCTCAAACAGGCGAACGCACTCGACCCCGACCTCATGCCCTACTTCCAGGCGCGCAACGAGCAGGCGATGGTGCACCAATCCGTCGGCTACGCCCGCATGCACCGACGCCTCGGCACCTTCGCGAGTGCGGCCTCGGTCGGCCCGGGTGCCGCGAACATGCTCACCGGTGCCGCCCTCGCCACCACCAACCGGCTCCCCGCGCTCCTGCTGCCCAGCGACACCTTCGCGACACGCGTCGCCGACCCGGTCCTCCAGCAACTCGAACTGCCGCACGACATCGGCATCACCGTCAACGACGCGTTCCGTCCGCTGTCCCGCTTCTTCGACCGGGTGCAGCGGCCCGAGCAGCTGTTCTCGATCGCCCTCGCCGCCATGCGCGTCCTCACCGACCCGGCCGAGACCGGCGCGGTCACGATCGCCCTGCCGGAGGACGTGCAGGCGGAGACCGTCGAGGTGCCGATCGAGTTCCTCCAGGACCGCGAGTGGCACCTGCGCCGTCCACTGCCGGAACGTGCGGCACTCGCTCGCGCCGTCACGGCCATCCGCGGGGCGAAGCGTCCCATCATCGTCGCCGGCGGGGGAGTGATCTACTCGAACGCGGAGGAGGCACTGCGGCTGCTCGTCGAGGCGACCGGCATCCCCGTCGGCACCTCCCAGGCCGGTGGCGGTTCGCTCGTGTGGGACCACCCCCAGAACGTCGGCGCGATCGGCGCCACCGGGACCACGGCGGCCAACCGTCTCGCGGCGGAAGCCGACGTCGTGATCGGCGTCGGGACGCGCTACAGCGACTTCACCACGGCGAGCCGCACGGCGTTCCAGGCCGAGGGCGTGACCTTCGTCAACGTCAACGTCGCGAGCTTCGACGCGTACAAGCACGGCACGCAGATCGCCGTCATCGCGGACGCCCGCGAGACGCTCGAAGCGTTGCAGACCGAGCTCGCCGGGTTCCGCGTCGACGCCGACCATGCCGAGACCGTCCGCCGCGAGAAAGCGGCATGGGATGCGGTCGTCGACGAGGCCTTCGTGCCTTCCGGACTCGCGCTCCCCGGCCAGGCCGAGATCATCGGTGCCGTGCAGTCGAGCACCGACCCTGAGGACGTGATCGTGCAGGCGGCCGGCTCGCTCCCCGGCGACCTCCACAAGCTGTGGCGCGTGCGGGACGCCCTCGGCTACCACGTCGAGTACGCCTTCTCCTGCATGGGCTACGAGATCGCCGGCGGGCTCGGCGTGAAGCGCGGTGCCGAGGCGAGCGGATCCGACCGCGACGTGGTCGTGATGGTGGGCGACGGGTCGTACCTCATGCTCCACACGGAGCTCGTGACCGCGGTCGCCGAGGGTATCAAGCTCATCGTCGTCCTCATCCAGAACCACGGCTACGCCTCGATCGGACACCTCTCGGAGACGGTCGGATCCGAGCGATTCGGCACCTGGTACCGCAGCCTCGACCCCGAGGCCCGCAACTTCCAGGGCGAGGAGATCCTGCCCGTCGACCTCGCCGCCAACGCGCGCAGCTACGGCGTCGACGTGATCGAGGTCGAGCCCGGCGCCTCGTCGATCGACGACCTCAGGGTGGCCATGGCGACCGCGAAGGCCTCCGACCGGACGACGCTCATCCACATCAACAGCGACCCGCTGCTGTACGCGCCCGACGGCGAGGGCTGGTGGGACGTCCCCGTGCCCGCGGTCTCCGAGCTGCCGAGCACGCAGCGTGCGTACGAGGAGTACGCCGAGATCAAGGCCACCCAGAAGCCGCTGCTCGGCTGA
- a CDS encoding sugar phosphate isomerase/epimerase family protein has product MSASTTTPSIRIGTAPDSWGVWFPDDPKQVPWERFLDEVVASGYEWIELGPYGYLPTDPNQLADELGARGLKLSAGTVFTGFHKGDDQWKRAWDQALDIAGLVSKLGAEHLVVIPDLWRSDATSEVLEARTLDDGQWAKLAAGHDRLGKALLEEFGIKQQFHSHADSHVGTTREVERFLAETDERYTNLCLDTGHFSYYGGDNLKLIDDHPSRIGYLHLKQVDTSLLFDVLKNDVPFAEAVTQDIMVEPPFGVPELGPIIERVAALDPQIFGIVEQDMYGCSIDRPFPIAKRTREHIFGETAAARVS; this is encoded by the coding sequence ATGTCAGCATCCACCACCACCCCGTCGATCCGTATCGGCACCGCTCCCGACTCCTGGGGTGTCTGGTTCCCCGACGACCCGAAGCAGGTCCCGTGGGAGCGCTTCCTCGACGAGGTCGTCGCTTCCGGCTACGAGTGGATCGAGCTCGGCCCGTACGGGTACCTCCCCACCGATCCGAACCAGCTCGCCGACGAACTCGGCGCCCGTGGGCTCAAGCTCTCGGCGGGAACCGTCTTCACCGGCTTCCACAAGGGCGACGACCAGTGGAAGCGCGCCTGGGACCAGGCGCTCGACATCGCCGGGCTCGTCTCGAAGCTCGGGGCCGAGCACCTCGTCGTGATCCCGGACCTGTGGCGCAGTGACGCGACGAGTGAGGTCCTTGAGGCTCGCACCCTCGACGACGGGCAGTGGGCGAAGCTCGCCGCCGGGCACGATCGCCTCGGCAAGGCCCTCCTCGAGGAGTTCGGGATCAAGCAGCAGTTCCACTCCCACGCCGACAGCCACGTCGGGACGACCAGAGAGGTCGAGCGCTTCCTCGCGGAGACCGACGAGCGGTACACGAACCTCTGCCTCGACACGGGCCACTTCTCCTACTACGGCGGCGACAACCTCAAGCTCATCGACGACCACCCGTCGCGGATCGGCTACCTGCACCTGAAGCAGGTCGACACGAGCCTGCTGTTCGACGTCCTGAAGAACGACGTGCCGTTCGCCGAGGCCGTCACCCAGGACATCATGGTCGAGCCGCCGTTCGGCGTCCCGGAGCTCGGCCCCATCATCGAGCGCGTCGCGGCACTCGACCCGCAGATCTTCGGCATCGTCGAGCAGGACATGTACGGCTGCTCGATCGATCGCCCGTTCCCCATCGCCAAGCGCACACGCGAGCACATCTTCGGCGAGACCGCCGCTGCACGCGTCAGCTGA
- a CDS encoding Gfo/Idh/MocA family protein, whose translation MSTTIQTTDRPTGTDARTGDLRVGIVGAGLMGADHVKRITERVSGAVVAAIIEPDAGRAAAAAANAPGAQAFTRIEDAIAAGAVDAVLIATPGQFHEPVLLPALAAGLPILCEKPLTPDSTSSWRVLEAEQQLDRPHIQVGFMRRFDAEYQQLRALVESGDAGELLMLRGVHRNAVVPDTYTQTMLITDSVVHEFDVLPWVADSTVASVEVKYPRRNRLSPDHLREPILVIIELANGVLVDVEMNVSVQFGYQVATEAVFAESIARIGQPSGLQQWKDGRYSVADHTSFVTRFAAAYDEQVQRWVNAVRAGILVDGPNAWDGYKVALACEAGVAALTTDGPVPVVVPERPAFYA comes from the coding sequence ATGAGCACCACCATCCAGACCACCGACCGTCCCACCGGGACCGACGCCCGGACCGGCGACCTCCGGGTCGGCATCGTCGGAGCCGGCCTGATGGGAGCCGACCACGTCAAGCGGATCACCGAGCGGGTGAGCGGTGCGGTCGTCGCGGCGATCATCGAACCCGACGCCGGACGTGCCGCAGCCGCGGCCGCCAATGCGCCCGGTGCCCAGGCGTTCACCCGGATCGAGGACGCGATCGCGGCCGGGGCCGTGGACGCGGTCCTCATCGCGACCCCCGGCCAGTTCCACGAGCCGGTACTCCTGCCGGCACTCGCCGCCGGACTCCCGATCCTCTGCGAGAAGCCGCTGACGCCCGACTCCACGTCGTCGTGGCGGGTGCTCGAGGCAGAACAGCAGCTCGACCGTCCGCACATCCAGGTCGGGTTCATGCGTCGCTTCGACGCCGAGTACCAGCAGCTGCGCGCCCTCGTCGAGTCGGGCGACGCCGGCGAGCTCCTCATGCTCCGCGGCGTCCACCGCAACGCGGTCGTCCCCGACACCTACACGCAGACGATGCTCATCACCGACTCGGTCGTGCACGAGTTCGACGTGCTGCCGTGGGTGGCCGACTCGACCGTCGCGAGCGTCGAGGTGAAGTACCCGCGTCGCAACCGGCTGAGCCCTGACCACCTGCGCGAGCCGATCCTCGTTATCATCGAGCTCGCGAACGGAGTCCTCGTCGACGTCGAGATGAACGTGAGCGTCCAGTTCGGCTATCAGGTCGCGACCGAGGCGGTCTTCGCCGAGAGCATCGCGAGGATCGGTCAGCCCTCTGGTCTCCAGCAGTGGAAGGACGGCCGCTACAGCGTCGCCGACCACACGAGCTTCGTGACGCGGTTCGCCGCGGCCTACGACGAGCAGGTCCAGCGCTGGGTGAACGCGGTCCGCGCGGGCATCCTCGTCGACGGGCCGAACGCCTGGGACGGCTACAAGGTGGCACTCGCGTGTGAGGCGGGAGTCGCGGCCCTCACCACCGACGGCCCGGTGCCGGTCGTCGTTCCCGAGCGCCCCGCGTTCTACGCTTGA
- a CDS encoding sugar phosphate isomerase/epimerase family protein — MVRIALDPTPYHHDHGLLDFPDIAARLGYDHLQLTPHADFGPFFRYPKADDALVAALRKRVADAGITIPALLPVQRVSSPEEPQREAAVRNFSRIIHLAVELGVDTLNTEFSGRPERSEDSEAAFYRSMETLLPLAEREGVRINFDPHPDDFVEDGLEAWRIIRGLNSSSVGFVYVASHTFHYGDRAATLLPEIGARLGAVYAADTFDHHRSHGLRYISNPPGNAARVHQHLAIGDGDVDWSGLFATLGRTGFLDREDAIVVSNVFAEDERADEVSRFQLDRLRELVDAGRAAASGEGAGAGA; from the coding sequence ATGGTCCGCATCGCTCTCGACCCGACCCCGTACCACCACGACCACGGGCTGCTCGACTTCCCCGACATCGCCGCACGGCTCGGGTACGACCACCTGCAGCTGACGCCGCACGCCGACTTCGGGCCGTTCTTCCGCTACCCCAAGGCCGACGACGCCCTCGTCGCCGCCCTGCGCAAGCGCGTCGCGGACGCCGGGATCACCATCCCCGCGCTCCTGCCGGTGCAACGTGTCTCCTCGCCCGAGGAGCCGCAGCGGGAGGCTGCCGTCCGCAACTTTTCGCGCATCATCCACCTCGCCGTGGAACTCGGCGTCGACACCCTCAACACCGAGTTCAGCGGACGCCCTGAGCGCAGCGAGGACTCGGAGGCCGCCTTCTACCGCTCGATGGAGACCCTGTTGCCGCTCGCCGAGCGCGAGGGTGTCCGCATCAACTTCGATCCGCACCCCGACGACTTCGTCGAGGACGGGCTCGAGGCCTGGCGGATCATCCGGGGCTTGAACTCGTCATCCGTCGGCTTCGTCTACGTCGCCTCGCACACCTTCCACTACGGCGACCGCGCAGCCACCCTGCTGCCCGAGATCGGCGCGCGTCTCGGCGCGGTCTACGCGGCCGACACGTTCGACCACCACCGGTCGCACGGCCTCCGGTACATCAGCAACCCGCCGGGCAACGCGGCACGGGTGCACCAGCACCTCGCGATCGGCGACGGCGACGTCGACTGGTCGGGACTCTTCGCGACGCTCGGACGCACCGGCTTCCTCGATCGCGAGGACGCGATCGTCGTCTCCAATGTCTTCGCAGAGGACGAGCGCGCCGACGAGGTCTCGCGGTTCCAGCTCGACCGCCTGCGTGAGCTCGTCGACGCCGGCCGTGCGGCCGCTTCGGGTGAGGGAGCGGGAGCCGGCGCGTGA